One stretch of Qipengyuania gelatinilytica DNA includes these proteins:
- a CDS encoding cell wall hydrolase encodes MRKSIFGLAAGAAATIATFAGAEETGAQAAQAAAEETTAEEAALTEEVVPVFISEEVVQELPEEAATEFSGNVPEANSLRELVAAMPAAGELSDEMRCLAGAVYFESRGEPLHGQLAVAQVVINRAESSRFPSSYCGVVYQRAQFSFVRGGNMPRIQTGTAAWTRAKAIARIAHQGMWESEADDSLYFHATYVKPRWASKKTRRTAIKTHIFYR; translated from the coding sequence ATGCGAAAGTCTATTTTTGGCCTTGCGGCAGGCGCCGCAGCCACGATTGCAACGTTTGCCGGTGCGGAAGAAACCGGCGCCCAGGCTGCCCAGGCAGCCGCAGAAGAAACCACTGCAGAAGAAGCGGCCCTCACCGAAGAGGTGGTTCCCGTCTTCATCAGCGAAGAAGTGGTCCAGGAGCTTCCCGAGGAAGCTGCCACAGAATTTTCCGGAAATGTGCCCGAGGCCAATAGCCTGCGCGAACTCGTCGCGGCCATGCCTGCTGCTGGCGAACTTTCCGACGAGATGCGCTGCCTCGCCGGCGCGGTCTATTTCGAATCGCGGGGCGAACCGCTCCACGGCCAGCTTGCCGTTGCGCAGGTGGTGATCAATCGTGCGGAATCGAGCCGCTTCCCTTCGAGCTATTGCGGCGTCGTATACCAGCGCGCGCAATTCAGCTTCGTACGTGGCGGTAACATGCCGCGCATCCAGACCGGCACTGCCGCATGGACGCGCGCCAAGGCGATTGCCCGTATCGCGCATCAGGGAATGTGGGAAAGCGAAGCGGATGATTCGCTCTATTTCCACGCGACCTATGTGAAACCGCGCTGGGCTTCGAAGAAGACCCGCCGCACTGCGATCAAGACGCACATCTTCTACCGCTAA
- a CDS encoding DUF1491 family protein has product MEDARLPAHLEVAGLLRLTQQLGGFGMVLQKGEYDAGTITILTTHSGKNTRMWERMPQMDGSRKFTCTREQDDENPREFDEYVARRKSQDPDCWFVELDGPDVERLLETPAR; this is encoded by the coding sequence ATGGAAGACGCCCGCCTCCCGGCCCACCTCGAAGTGGCGGGATTGCTGCGCCTGACGCAGCAATTGGGGGGCTTCGGCATGGTCCTGCAAAAGGGTGAATACGATGCCGGAACTATTACCATATTAACCACACATAGTGGCAAAAATACCCGTATGTGGGAGCGGATGCCGCAAATGGACGGGTCCAGGAAATTCACCTGCACCCGCGAACAAGACGATGAAAATCCGCGGGAATTCGACGAATATGTCGCCCGCAGGAAGAGCCAGGATCCGGATTGCTGGTTCGTCGAGCTGGATGGTCCCGATGTGGAACGCCTGCTCGAAACTCCCGCCCGTTAA
- a CDS encoding PaaI family thioesterase, which translates to MSAAATSGAERHWRALEGLYASAPVNNLFASSLEVTGEGTARIEFEVTGECFHAAGAAHGTIYFKMLDDAAFYAANTLVTDRFLLTTSFNLHFSKPVREGKVVAEGRWVSGRRRVFVAESRLVDAEGDEIGRGTGTFMKSRIPLSSLAGYSA; encoded by the coding sequence ATGAGCGCAGCGGCAACCAGCGGAGCCGAGCGGCACTGGCGCGCGCTCGAAGGCCTCTACGCGTCCGCGCCGGTGAACAACCTGTTCGCCTCCTCGCTGGAAGTAACCGGCGAAGGTACCGCGAGGATCGAGTTCGAAGTTACCGGCGAATGCTTCCATGCGGCCGGAGCGGCGCATGGCACGATCTATTTCAAGATGCTCGACGATGCGGCCTTTTATGCCGCCAATACGCTGGTGACCGACCGTTTCCTGCTGACCACGTCCTTCAACCTGCATTTCAGCAAGCCTGTCCGCGAAGGCAAAGTGGTTGCCGAGGGGCGCTGGGTAAGCGGTCGCAGGCGTGTTTTCGTGGCTGAATCGCGCCTCGTTGATGCGGAAGGCGATGAAATCGGGCGCGGCACCGGCACTTTCATGAAATCGCGCATCCCGCTCTCCAGCCTTGCGGGCTATTCGGCCTGA
- the hpf gene encoding ribosome hibernation-promoting factor, HPF/YfiA family, producing MDIRVSGHQIDTGAALQTHVEDRLQGIVEKYFNRAISSHVTFGKASGGAFSSDIVTHVMQGLILKGHAEAHDVHQAFDAAAAKIEKQLRRYKRRIKDRHEQADHAMREQEAAYTIFAAPDADTEEEVTSESPPVIAETSALIPECSVADAVMLLDLQNTNALFFKNGATEAHNMVYRRPDGSIGWVEPRG from the coding sequence ATGGACATCCGCGTTTCGGGCCACCAGATCGACACCGGCGCAGCCTTGCAAACCCACGTCGAGGACCGATTGCAGGGCATCGTCGAGAAGTATTTCAATCGAGCGATCAGCAGCCATGTGACCTTCGGCAAGGCGTCCGGCGGCGCCTTCTCCTCCGACATCGTTACCCACGTGATGCAGGGCCTGATCCTCAAGGGTCATGCCGAGGCACACGACGTCCACCAGGCCTTCGACGCCGCGGCTGCGAAAATCGAAAAACAGCTGCGCCGCTACAAGCGCCGGATCAAGGATCGCCACGAACAGGCCGATCATGCGATGCGCGAACAGGAAGCCGCCTACACGATCTTCGCCGCACCCGATGCCGATACCGAAGAAGAGGTCACCAGCGAAAGCCCTCCGGTGATCGCGGAAACCAGCGCGCTGATCCCCGAATGCTCGGTTGCAGACGCGGTGATGCTCCTCGACCTGCAGAACACCAATGCGCTCTTTTTCAAGAACGGGGCTACCGAAGCGCACAACATGGTCTATCGCCGCCCCGACGGTTCGATCGGCTGGGTCGAACCGCGCGGCTGA
- the dnaQ gene encoding DNA polymerase III subunit epsilon → MREIVFDTETTGLDPKTGDRMVEIGCVEMVNLVPTGNTYHAYYNPERDMPAGAEAVHGLSAAFLSDKPLFREIAHELLDFIGDAPLIAHNAGFDFGFLNAELTLIDREPVCMSRMIDTVAIAKKRHPGAKLSLDALCTRYGIDRSHRVKHGALLDAELLAQVYVELKGGRQIGLELAAEAAVVEVERETVAVRQAPEGPRREPRRHAPTAEELARHRKFMAGIENPLWG, encoded by the coding sequence ATGCGTGAAATCGTTTTCGACACCGAAACCACCGGCCTCGACCCCAAGACGGGCGACCGGATGGTAGAAATCGGCTGCGTCGAGATGGTCAATCTCGTCCCTACCGGGAACACCTACCACGCCTATTACAATCCCGAACGCGACATGCCTGCCGGCGCCGAAGCTGTGCACGGTCTTTCGGCAGCATTCCTGTCGGACAAGCCGCTATTTCGCGAGATTGCGCATGAATTGCTCGATTTCATCGGCGATGCGCCGCTGATCGCGCATAATGCGGGCTTCGACTTCGGCTTCCTCAATGCGGAACTGACGCTGATCGACCGCGAACCGGTCTGCATGAGCCGCATGATCGACACCGTGGCGATCGCCAAGAAACGCCATCCCGGCGCGAAACTGTCGCTCGATGCGCTGTGCACCCGCTACGGCATCGACCGCAGCCACCGCGTAAAGCATGGCGCGCTGCTCGATGCCGAACTGCTCGCGCAGGTCTATGTCGAACTCAAGGGCGGGCGCCAGATCGGTCTCGAACTCGCCGCCGAAGCGGCAGTGGTCGAGGTCGAGCGGGAAACCGTGGCCGTCCGCCAGGCGCCGGAAGGCCCGCGCCGCGAACCGCGGCGACACGCGCCCACCGCTGAAGAACTCGCGCGGCACAGGAAATTCATGGCCGGGATCGAAAACCCTCTCTGGGGGTAG
- the coaE gene encoding dephospho-CoA kinase (Dephospho-CoA kinase (CoaE) performs the final step in coenzyme A biosynthesis.) yields MTKPLIIGLTGSIGMGKSTVAAMFEAAGIPVFDADAEVWKLQGPGGELVPAIEAEFPGSTDETGVLRDVLGKEVFGDKDALARLEGIVHPAVARKREAFLIEHFGAPFVVFDIPLLFEKGGHESVDRIVVVSAPADVQRVRVLARPGMTPEKFAHILSLQTPDAEKRMRAHHIIDTGQSLAETEEEVLALIARLRAELGSQDPL; encoded by the coding sequence ATGACGAAACCGCTCATCATCGGCCTCACCGGATCGATCGGCATGGGCAAGTCCACCGTCGCGGCGATGTTCGAGGCTGCGGGCATCCCGGTCTTCGACGCCGATGCCGAAGTCTGGAAGCTGCAGGGCCCGGGCGGCGAACTGGTTCCGGCCATCGAGGCGGAATTTCCCGGCAGCACGGATGAAACCGGCGTCCTTCGCGACGTTCTCGGCAAGGAAGTCTTCGGCGACAAGGACGCGCTGGCCCGGCTCGAGGGGATTGTCCACCCAGCGGTTGCCCGCAAGCGCGAAGCCTTCCTGATCGAACATTTCGGCGCGCCCTTCGTGGTCTTCGATATCCCTCTCCTGTTCGAAAAGGGCGGGCACGAGTCGGTCGACAGGATCGTGGTGGTATCGGCACCGGCCGATGTGCAGCGCGTCCGCGTTCTCGCGCGGCCCGGCATGACTCCCGAAAAATTCGCCCACATCCTGTCGCTGCAGACGCCCGATGCCGAGAAGCGCATGCGCGCCCACCACATCATCGACACCGGCCAATCGCTAGCTGAAACCGAGGAAGAGGTGCTGGCGCTGATCGCGCGGCTGCGCGCCGAGCTAGGTAGCCAAGACCCCTTGTAA
- a CDS encoding shikimate dehydrogenase family protein, with the protein MTRYAEVIGDPIAQSKSPAIHGFWIEKLGIDADYRAHHVTSDELENYLAARRADDAWLGCNVTMPHKQAVMPLLDRIEPLARRVGAVNTIHRAGDGALVGRNTDVGGFLEPLRKRLADRHYFRMARVLGTGGAARAIVAGLAKEGFTLVLAGRDPEKASGILGELAEGEHHVAPLSHFAEATDFAFDDREGCCDLVVNASPLGMRGQSPLAFDWSHAPPGSIAYDIVTDPVETDFLKSARDAGFETIDGLSMLIGQAAAAFSHFFGGEAPRDHDDELRERLMV; encoded by the coding sequence GTGACGCGCTATGCCGAAGTCATCGGCGATCCCATCGCCCAGTCCAAGTCCCCCGCGATTCACGGCTTCTGGATCGAAAAGCTCGGGATCGATGCGGATTATCGGGCGCATCACGTGACGAGTGACGAGCTGGAGAACTATCTCGCTGCTCGCCGCGCGGACGATGCTTGGCTCGGCTGCAATGTCACCATGCCCCACAAGCAGGCGGTCATGCCGCTGCTCGACCGGATAGAGCCGCTCGCGAGGCGCGTCGGCGCCGTCAATACGATCCACCGCGCCGGGGACGGCGCACTCGTCGGGCGCAACACCGATGTCGGGGGCTTCCTCGAACCCTTGCGCAAGCGGCTGGCCGACCGGCATTATTTCCGCATGGCGCGTGTCCTCGGCACCGGAGGCGCCGCACGGGCGATCGTGGCGGGGCTTGCGAAAGAAGGTTTCACCCTGGTCCTCGCGGGCCGCGATCCGGAAAAAGCGAGCGGTATCCTCGGGGAGCTGGCCGAGGGCGAGCACCACGTCGCGCCGCTTTCGCATTTTGCCGAGGCCACCGATTTTGCGTTCGACGACCGCGAAGGCTGCTGCGATCTCGTGGTCAATGCCAGCCCTCTGGGCATGCGCGGCCAGTCGCCCCTTGCCTTCGACTGGAGCCATGCACCGCCCGGATCGATCGCCTATGATATCGTCACCGACCCTGTCGAAACCGACTTCCTCAAGTCGGCGCGGGATGCCGGTTTCGAGACCATCGACGGGTTGTCGATGCTGATCGGCCAGGCGGCCGCGGCGTTCTCCCATTTCTTCGGGGGAGAAGCACCCCGCGACCATGATGACGAATTGCGCGAAAGGCTCATGGTATGA
- a CDS encoding Maf family protein: MNSLAGEGIVLASNSASRKAMLEAAGVAFEARSADIDERGLEAEMEDADPAEIAQALAAAKAAAVGDARLVLGSDSLVEVDGRRFDKPASREQAAEHLRFFSGKVMTLHSAAALAKDGQIVWVGSDFARLRVRELSDEFIEAYLDAEWPEVSYCVGVFRIEGPGVQLFESIMGDQFTVLGMPLLQVLAALREEGALPS, translated from the coding sequence ATGAACTCGCTTGCCGGTGAAGGCATCGTGCTGGCTTCGAACAGCGCGTCGCGCAAGGCGATGCTCGAAGCGGCAGGGGTCGCGTTCGAAGCGCGCTCGGCCGATATCGACGAGCGCGGTCTCGAAGCCGAGATGGAGGATGCCGATCCTGCCGAGATCGCGCAGGCGCTGGCCGCAGCCAAGGCCGCGGCGGTCGGGGATGCGCGGCTCGTGCTCGGCAGCGATTCCCTCGTGGAAGTCGACGGTCGCCGGTTCGACAAACCGGCCAGCCGCGAACAGGCGGCAGAGCACCTGCGGTTCTTTTCGGGCAAGGTCATGACCCTGCATAGCGCGGCGGCGCTCGCGAAAGACGGGCAGATCGTCTGGGTCGGCTCCGATTTCGCGCGGCTCCGCGTGCGCGAATTGTCGGATGAGTTCATCGAGGCCTATCTCGATGCGGAATGGCCGGAAGTGTCCTATTGCGTGGGCGTCTTCCGGATCGAGGGGCCCGGCGTGCAATTGTTCGAAAGCATCATGGGCGACCAGTTCACCGTTCTCGGTATGCCGCTGCTGCAGGTGCTTGCCGCCCTGCGCGAGGAAGGCGCCCTTCCCTCGTGA
- a CDS encoding pyruvate, water dikinase regulatory protein, with product MLAKAALAQFDDADVVRHFWPMVRSKQHLDRIVPELKSNPGLVLFTLVNPEARARLEEVCAQNGLPAVPILDRVTEALEKALGQEAHGRPGRQHQMDKAYFDRVEAIQFTIAHDDGIGWENWEEADIVLAGVSRSSKTPTSIYLANRGYKVANIPLVVESPPPPKLFELKSPMVVGLTTAPERLVQIRRNRLLTLNEKSETSYVDNERVKSEVAFARRMFADNGWPVIDVTRRSIEETAAAVIRLFGEREQSEDTAFEGAKPI from the coding sequence ATGCTCGCAAAAGCGGCGCTCGCGCAGTTCGACGATGCCGATGTCGTGCGCCACTTCTGGCCCATGGTCAGGAGCAAGCAACATCTCGACCGCATCGTGCCCGAACTCAAGAGCAACCCGGGACTTGTCCTCTTCACACTGGTCAATCCCGAAGCCCGTGCCCGGCTGGAAGAGGTCTGCGCGCAAAACGGCCTTCCCGCGGTCCCCATCCTCGACCGCGTGACCGAGGCGCTTGAAAAGGCACTGGGGCAGGAAGCGCATGGCCGCCCCGGTCGCCAGCACCAGATGGACAAGGCCTATTTCGACCGCGTCGAGGCGATCCAGTTCACCATCGCGCATGACGACGGGATCGGATGGGAGAACTGGGAAGAGGCCGATATCGTCCTTGCCGGCGTATCGCGCAGCTCCAAGACGCCGACCAGCATCTATCTCGCCAACCGCGGCTACAAGGTGGCCAACATCCCGCTGGTGGTCGAAAGCCCGCCCCCGCCCAAGCTATTCGAATTGAAGAGCCCGATGGTCGTCGGCCTGACCACGGCCCCTGAACGGCTGGTGCAGATCCGGCGAAACCGCCTTCTCACCCTTAACGAGAAGTCGGAGACGTCTTACGTCGATAACGAACGCGTGAAGAGCGAGGTGGCCTTTGCGAGGCGCATGTTCGCGGATAACGGCTGGCCGGTGATCGACGTGACGCGCCGCTCGATCGAGGAAACCGCCGCGGCCGTGATCCGCCTGTTCGGTGAGCGCGAGCAGTCGGAAGATACTGCATTCGAAGGAGCGAAACCGATATGA
- the hemE gene encoding uroporphyrinogen decarboxylase produces MPGLLLDTLNGAPSAQVPLWLMRQAGRYLPEYRELRAQKGGFLAMAYDSEAACEITLQPIDRFGFDGAILFSDILIVPHALGQHLEFLAGEGPKLSPKLVDSSLEALTRDPSRYDPIYETVRLCRKRLPEGVTMLGFAGSPWTVATYMVAGEGSRDQHDARALAYRDPSALQAIIDAIVGETIEYLSGQIEAGAEAVQLFDSWAGSLAPDEFEKWVIAPNARIVAALAEKHPDTPVIGFPKGAGEKLPAYARETGVKAIGVDETLDPEWVARELPDGMPVQGNLDPLLLLAGSAELEKRVETILGAFAGRPHVFNLGHGIDRRTPIEHVERLIATVRGWQG; encoded by the coding sequence ATGCCCGGTCTCCTTCTCGACACGCTAAACGGCGCGCCTAGCGCACAGGTCCCTCTCTGGCTCATGCGCCAGGCTGGTCGGTACCTTCCCGAATATCGCGAGCTTCGCGCACAAAAGGGCGGATTCCTCGCGATGGCCTACGATAGCGAGGCGGCATGCGAGATTACCTTGCAGCCGATCGACCGCTTCGGGTTCGACGGCGCCATCCTGTTTTCCGACATCCTGATCGTGCCGCATGCTCTGGGCCAGCACCTGGAATTCCTTGCAGGCGAGGGTCCGAAACTGTCGCCCAAGCTGGTCGACAGCTCGCTCGAGGCGCTGACACGCGATCCGTCGCGCTATGATCCGATCTACGAAACTGTGCGCCTGTGCAGGAAGCGTCTGCCCGAAGGCGTGACGATGCTGGGCTTTGCGGGGAGTCCTTGGACCGTTGCGACCTACATGGTTGCAGGCGAGGGGAGCCGAGACCAGCACGATGCGCGCGCTCTGGCCTATCGCGATCCCTCCGCGCTGCAGGCGATCATCGATGCGATCGTGGGCGAGACCATCGAATATCTCTCCGGCCAGATCGAAGCGGGCGCGGAAGCCGTGCAATTGTTCGACAGCTGGGCCGGTAGCCTTGCGCCCGACGAGTTCGAGAAATGGGTCATCGCGCCCAATGCTCGGATCGTTGCCGCTCTTGCAGAAAAGCATCCGGACACACCCGTGATCGGCTTCCCGAAAGGTGCGGGCGAGAAACTGCCCGCCTATGCCCGCGAGACCGGTGTGAAGGCCATCGGGGTCGACGAGACACTGGATCCCGAATGGGTCGCGCGCGAACTGCCCGATGGCATGCCGGTGCAGGGCAATCTCGATCCGCTGCTGCTGCTTGCCGGCTCGGCCGAACTGGAAAAGCGTGTCGAGACGATCCTCGGCGCTTTTGCCGGGCGACCGCATGTCTTCAATCTCGGCCATGGCATCGACCGGCGCACGCCGATCGAGCATGTCGAGCGTCTGATCGCCACCGTGCGCGGCTGGCAGGGGTGA
- a CDS encoding CopD family protein, whose protein sequence is MQEVLSMTYLWLKAGHIIFMVFWMAGLFMLPRQMIYLHPAAPGSEEAALWAKRMGLLRKIILTPSIIVVWILGLLLAQTLQVWGEGWLHVKLLLVVLLSGFHGYIVAQSRKMAAGERPLSEKQLRMWGEVPGVLLALIVVTVVVFRYM, encoded by the coding sequence ATGCAGGAAGTGCTTTCGATGACCTATCTCTGGCTCAAGGCCGGCCATATCATCTTCATGGTCTTCTGGATGGCAGGCCTTTTCATGCTGCCGCGCCAGATGATCTATCTCCATCCCGCGGCGCCGGGATCGGAAGAAGCCGCACTCTGGGCCAAGCGCATGGGCCTGCTGCGCAAGATCATCCTGACCCCCAGCATCATCGTGGTGTGGATTTTAGGCCTGCTGCTGGCCCAAACGCTGCAGGTGTGGGGTGAGGGATGGCTGCACGTCAAATTGTTGCTTGTCGTGCTCCTGAGCGGCTTCCACGGCTACATCGTTGCCCAATCCAGGAAGATGGCGGCGGGCGAGCGGCCGCTGAGCGAAAAGCAGCTGCGCATGTGGGGCGAGGTACCGGGCGTGCTGCTGGCGCTGATCGTCGTGACGGTGGTCGTCTTCCGCTACATGTGA
- the rho gene encoding transcription termination factor Rho, which translates to MHLKDLKAKAPAELVAMAEELGVEAAGTMRRQDLMFCILRELADDEEYNEEIMGIGTIEVLQDGFGFLRSPEANYLAGPDDIYVSPNQIRKWGLRTGDTVEGQIRAPQEGERYFALTGLTTVNYEDPDQVRTRTNFDNLTPLYPDEKLTLDNVDPTVKDKSARVIDIISPQGKGQRALIVAPPRTGKTVLLQNIAKAITDNHPEVFLLVLLVDERPEEVTDMQRSVKGEVISSTFDEPANRHVQVAEMVIEKAKRLVEHKKDVVILLDSITRLGRAYNTVVPSSGKVLTGGVDANALQRPKRFFGAARNIEEGGSLSIIATALIDTGSRMDEVIFEEFKGTGNSEIVLDRKVADKRIFPALDVGKSGTRKEELLVDQAQLSKMWVLRRILMQMGTVDAMEFLLDKMKDSKTNEDFFANMNQ; encoded by the coding sequence ATGCATCTCAAAGACTTGAAAGCAAAAGCACCCGCAGAGCTCGTGGCCATGGCCGAAGAGCTGGGTGTCGAGGCCGCGGGCACCATGCGCCGCCAGGACCTCATGTTCTGCATCCTGCGCGAACTCGCGGACGATGAAGAATATAACGAAGAGATCATGGGTATCGGCACGATCGAGGTGCTGCAGGACGGCTTCGGCTTCCTGCGCAGCCCCGAGGCGAACTACCTCGCCGGCCCGGACGATATCTACGTCTCGCCCAACCAGATCCGCAAATGGGGCCTGCGCACCGGCGACACGGTCGAAGGCCAGATCCGCGCGCCGCAGGAAGGCGAGCGCTATTTTGCGCTGACGGGCCTCACCACGGTCAATTACGAAGATCCCGACCAGGTTCGCACGCGCACCAATTTCGACAATCTCACGCCGCTCTATCCGGATGAGAAGCTGACGCTCGACAATGTCGATCCGACGGTGAAGGACAAGTCGGCCCGCGTGATCGATATCATCTCGCCGCAGGGCAAGGGCCAGCGCGCCCTGATCGTCGCGCCGCCGCGTACCGGTAAGACCGTGCTGCTGCAGAACATCGCCAAGGCGATCACCGACAACCACCCGGAAGTCTTCCTGCTGGTCCTGCTCGTCGACGAACGTCCGGAAGAAGTTACCGACATGCAGCGCAGCGTGAAGGGCGAGGTCATTTCCTCGACCTTCGACGAGCCTGCCAACCGCCACGTCCAGGTCGCCGAAATGGTGATTGAAAAGGCCAAGCGCCTCGTCGAGCACAAGAAGGATGTCGTCATCCTGCTCGACTCGATCACCCGTCTCGGCCGCGCCTACAACACCGTCGTGCCCAGCTCGGGCAAGGTGCTGACCGGCGGTGTCGATGCCAATGCCTTGCAGCGTCCGAAGCGCTTCTTCGGCGCCGCGCGTAACATCGAGGAAGGCGGCTCGCTGTCCATCATCGCAACCGCGCTGATCGACACCGGCAGCCGCATGGACGAGGTTATCTTCGAAGAATTCAAGGGCACGGGTAACAGCGAAATCGTCCTCGATCGCAAGGTCGCCGACAAGCGCATCTTCCCGGCTCTGGACGTTGGCAAGTCCGGCACCCGCAAGGAAGAGCTGCTGGTCGACCAGGCCCAGCTGTCGAAGATGTGGGTCCTTCGCCGTATCCTCATGCAGATGGGCACGGTCGACGCGATGGAATTCCTTCTCGACAAGATGAAGGATTCCAAGACCAACGAAGACTTCTTCGCCAATATGAACCAGTAA
- a CDS encoding BLUF domain-containing protein yields MKRLLYSSVAAGGTTTRDVMDVITSSERNNPRRDLTGFLIYDRDRFLQLLEGPALEVEALMAVIENDPRHEGIEVLLEETAGKRWFPDWSMKRLITFGSVPAQEELSSILAGDEEGRRVLSEVNRFLDA; encoded by the coding sequence ATGAAACGACTTCTGTACAGCAGCGTCGCCGCAGGAGGCACGACTACAAGGGATGTGATGGACGTCATCACCTCCTCTGAGCGCAACAATCCCAGGCGCGACCTTACCGGTTTTCTGATCTACGACCGCGACAGGTTCCTGCAATTGCTTGAAGGACCTGCATTGGAGGTCGAGGCTCTCATGGCCGTCATCGAGAACGATCCTCGCCATGAGGGGATTGAAGTCCTTCTTGAAGAAACCGCTGGAAAGCGCTGGTTTCCGGACTGGTCGATGAAACGGCTGATCACTTTCGGCTCTGTTCCGGCACAGGAAGAACTCAGTTCGATCCTTGCCGGCGATGAAGAGGGTCGGCGGGTCTTAAGCGAAGTGAATCGGTTCCTCGACGCCTGA
- a CDS encoding nuclear transport factor 2 family protein, whose translation MSAEKGLARWHEVIESGSAPADLAAIICEDAAFHSPVVHTPQQGRDLVVAYLSAAGQTLGNDSFTYVRELVDGENAMLEFTTEMDGIHVNGVDIIRFDEDGMITDFKVMVRPLKAVNKVWEQMAAQLSAGI comes from the coding sequence GTGAGCGCGGAAAAAGGATTGGCCAGATGGCACGAGGTGATCGAATCCGGCTCTGCTCCGGCGGACCTTGCGGCCATCATCTGTGAAGACGCCGCATTCCATTCGCCGGTGGTCCACACGCCGCAACAGGGGCGCGATCTGGTCGTCGCCTATCTCTCGGCCGCCGGACAGACGCTTGGAAACGACAGCTTCACCTATGTCCGCGAACTGGTGGATGGTGAAAACGCTATGCTCGAGTTCACCACAGAGATGGACGGCATCCACGTCAACGGCGTCGATATCATCCGCTTCGACGAAGACGGGATGATTACCGATTTCAAGGTGATGGTGCGCCCGCTGAAGGCGGTGAACAAGGTGTGGGAGCAGATGGCCGCCCAACTCTCGGCTGGCATATGA